The Akkermansia muciniphila genome contains a region encoding:
- a CDS encoding DNA-3-methyladenine glycosylase I, producing the protein MEDIINARCGWAGTDPLYIKYHDEEWGKPVTDDKTLFEFLVLESAQAGLAWITILRKREGYREAFHGFDVEKVAQMTPEDVDRLMQFDGIVRNRLKINSTINNAKLFMAIQKEFGSFYEYALSFFPGRQPVVNNFKTLGQIPATSPESDAMSRDMKKRGFKFFGSTMCYAFFQAAGFVNDHMEGCFCREN; encoded by the coding sequence ATGGAAGATATCATCAATGCACGTTGCGGCTGGGCCGGAACAGACCCGCTATATATAAAATACCATGATGAAGAATGGGGGAAACCCGTTACGGATGACAAGACCCTGTTTGAGTTTCTGGTACTTGAAAGCGCCCAGGCGGGGTTAGCCTGGATTACCATCCTCCGGAAACGCGAAGGATACCGCGAAGCCTTTCACGGCTTTGATGTGGAGAAAGTAGCGCAGATGACGCCAGAAGACGTCGACCGGTTGATGCAATTTGACGGAATCGTCAGAAACCGGCTGAAAATCAATAGCACCATTAATAATGCCAAACTGTTTATGGCTATCCAGAAAGAGTTCGGCAGTTTCTACGAGTATGCCTTGTCATTCTTCCCCGGCCGGCAGCCTGTTGTTAACAATTTCAAGACCCTGGGCCAAATCCCCGCCACATCTCCCGAGTCGGATGCCATGAGCAGGGACATGAAAAAACGGGGGTTCAAATTCTTCGGTTCAACGATGTGCTACGCTTTTTTCCAGGCGGCGGGCTTTGTGAATGACCATATGGAAGGCTGTTTCTGCAGAGAGAATTAA
- a CDS encoding serine/threonine-protein kinase, with the protein MEQETLVYPLANNTVLQDKYTILNVLNAGGFGITYLALDNPNSRYVVIKECMPDAYAYRDMETGFVHPRDEQTAVNFAQSISNSRQEASVLAQLSHPGVVQVFDMFDANGTCYYVMENIQGQTLFDLMTTMHATGQSMEPARATDLLFRLLDILHYLHAMGVYHCDIKPGNIFIQPDGTPKLIDFGAVRTKTLQHQGLVQITPGYTPPEFYPGRRSEIGPWCDMYELGATFYELLTGQVPQPADQRSVVDRNPKVTSYAALRQTYPMNFLSGIDKALSPDERNRFHSAKAWNDYINAMAAAGTLQAGGVARKALPKARKKSSAGTAFFIILLIAAAAAWICWKQGLINF; encoded by the coding sequence ATGGAACAAGAAACCCTGGTTTACCCGCTTGCGAACAATACCGTTCTGCAAGACAAGTATACAATATTAAACGTCCTGAACGCCGGAGGCTTCGGCATCACTTACCTGGCTCTGGACAATCCCAACTCCCGGTACGTCGTCATCAAGGAATGCATGCCTGACGCCTATGCCTACCGGGACATGGAAACCGGGTTCGTCCACCCGCGGGACGAGCAGACCGCCGTCAACTTCGCCCAGAGCATTTCCAACTCCCGGCAGGAGGCATCCGTGCTGGCCCAGCTCAGCCACCCCGGCGTGGTGCAGGTGTTTGACATGTTTGACGCCAACGGCACCTGCTACTACGTCATGGAAAACATCCAGGGGCAGACCCTGTTTGACCTGATGACCACCATGCACGCCACCGGGCAGAGCATGGAGCCGGCCCGGGCCACGGACCTGCTGTTCCGCCTGCTGGACATCCTGCATTACCTTCATGCCATGGGGGTGTACCATTGCGACATCAAGCCGGGCAACATCTTCATCCAGCCGGACGGCACGCCCAAGCTGATCGACTTCGGCGCCGTGCGCACCAAGACCCTCCAGCACCAGGGCCTTGTCCAGATCACTCCCGGCTACACTCCGCCGGAATTCTATCCGGGCCGCCGCAGTGAAATCGGCCCCTGGTGCGACATGTATGAGCTGGGAGCCACGTTCTACGAACTGCTCACCGGCCAAGTTCCCCAGCCCGCGGACCAGCGTTCCGTGGTGGACCGCAACCCGAAGGTGACCAGTTACGCCGCCCTCCGGCAGACGTACCCCATGAACTTCCTTTCCGGGATTGACAAGGCCCTGTCTCCGGATGAACGCAACCGCTTCCATTCCGCCAAAGCCTGGAACGACTACATCAACGCCATGGCGGCTGCGGGCACCCTGCAGGCCGGAGGAGTAGCGCGGAAGGCGCTGCCCAAGGCCAGGAAAAAGTCCTCCGCCGGCACCGCCTTCTTCATCATCCTTCTCATTGCGGCGGCAGCCGCGTGGATATGCTGGAAGCAGGGCCTGATCAACTTCTGA
- a CDS encoding MFS transporter: protein MDKAGISGSMKGKMLLFVAFLIVCFNLRTGFDSPDPLLGTIEKDMGLSLENSGLFALLPVFVLGVAAPISPRVARWMTPWKIIFWFQLLAVAGIFWRSWDGVAGLYGGMVLMGLGMGIAGAAIPGLIKHQFPDHASAMMGVYSAMIGVGSAVASGLSVPISNMLGGWRFGLGIWIIPILLGMLVWGAYFLKHPVGVLQRDPSASGNNLLHSSKAWQVTIFYLSRVGAAYFFYTWIPIFLRQRGMSYVDAGFILSVAMFAQLPATLAAHALEKATGGRGLLIVMAMALAALSCWGILYLPLDWALWMAILFGLATGTVFSRGMALMVERARTPSESIRLSGMAQGIGFTMGAALSLLFTSFLHPGGSFLTFGLVYTFFCVLGMISGRMSAQPGYV from the coding sequence ATGGATAAGGCAGGAATTTCCGGAAGCATGAAGGGAAAGATGCTGCTGTTCGTGGCCTTTTTAATCGTTTGTTTCAATCTGCGCACCGGGTTTGATTCTCCGGATCCGTTGTTGGGGACGATTGAAAAGGATATGGGCCTTTCCCTGGAAAATTCAGGGCTGTTCGCCCTGCTGCCCGTGTTTGTGCTGGGCGTGGCGGCTCCCATTTCCCCGCGCGTGGCTCGCTGGATGACGCCGTGGAAGATCATTTTCTGGTTCCAGCTTCTGGCCGTGGCCGGCATTTTCTGGCGTAGCTGGGACGGCGTGGCCGGCTTGTACGGCGGCATGGTTCTGATGGGGCTGGGCATGGGGATTGCCGGAGCGGCCATTCCCGGACTGATCAAGCACCAGTTCCCGGACCACGCCTCCGCCATGATGGGCGTTTACAGCGCCATGATCGGGGTAGGCAGCGCGGTGGCTTCCGGTCTTTCCGTTCCCATCTCCAACATGCTGGGCGGCTGGCGCTTTGGCCTGGGGATTTGGATTATTCCCATCCTGCTGGGCATGCTGGTATGGGGCGCCTACTTTCTCAAGCATCCCGTCGGCGTGCTTCAGCGCGATCCGTCGGCTTCCGGAAACAATCTGCTGCACAGCAGCAAGGCATGGCAGGTCACCATCTTTTATTTAAGCCGCGTGGGAGCCGCTTACTTCTTTTATACCTGGATTCCCATCTTCCTGAGGCAGCGCGGCATGAGCTACGTGGACGCCGGCTTCATCCTGTCCGTAGCCATGTTCGCCCAGCTTCCCGCCACGCTCGCCGCGCATGCCCTGGAAAAAGCCACGGGGGGCAGGGGCCTGCTCATCGTGATGGCCATGGCGCTGGCGGCGCTTTCCTGCTGGGGCATCCTGTACCTTCCGCTGGACTGGGCCCTCTGGATGGCCATTTTGTTCGGCCTGGCGACGGGAACCGTGTTCAGCCGCGGGATGGCGCTGATGGTGGAACGCGCCCGGACCCCTTCGGAATCCATCAGGCTTTCCGGCATGGCCCAGGGCATTGGCTTTACCATGGGCGCCGCCCTGAGCCTGCTGTTCACCTCCTTCCTGCACCCGGGCGGCTCCTTCCTGACTTTCGGCCTGGTATACACCTTTTTCTGCGTGCTCGGCATGATTTCCGGCCGCATGTCCGCTCAGCCGGGATATGTGTGA
- a CDS encoding GNAT family N-acetyltransferase, whose translation MNIIKIEDRTPILVEQLVKVWKSSVTETHTFLSDEEISHIQEYVPRALTDIAHLIIAENGNGIPQAFMGIDEQKLEMLFIAPEERGRGLGKKLIEYGMKEYSINELVVNEQNPQAKGFYEHMGFQVYKRTETDEQGRPYPVLYMRLSPSVPS comes from the coding sequence ATGAACATCATTAAGATTGAAGACAGAACCCCCATACTGGTGGAACAGCTGGTGAAGGTCTGGAAAAGCTCCGTGACAGAAACCCATACGTTCCTGTCAGATGAGGAGATAAGCCATATTCAGGAATATGTTCCACGGGCGTTGACGGATATTGCCCATCTGATCATCGCAGAGAACGGGAACGGCATTCCGCAGGCCTTCATGGGCATTGATGAACAAAAACTTGAAATGCTGTTCATCGCGCCTGAAGAACGCGGACGCGGCCTGGGAAAAAAGTTAATTGAATACGGCATGAAGGAATATTCCATTAACGAATTGGTGGTAAATGAACAGAATCCCCAGGCCAAAGGATTTTACGAGCACATGGGCTTTCAGGTTTACAAAAGAACGGAGACTGATGAACAAGGCAGACCATACCCTGTGCTGTACATGAGATTATCACCATCCGTCCCATCCTAG
- the pheT gene encoding phenylalanine--tRNA ligase subunit beta: MKISLNWLSQYIDLAGLSVDEMSDMLTFAGIEVEDIRQQGVDSPYVVVARVASAEQHPQADRLKVCQVDVGDGALHQIVCGAQNYKVGDKVPCALPGAVLPGNFEIKVGKLRGVESRGMLCSASELGLPDKEHGLWILPQELEIGTPISQVVKADTMVEVEVTPNRPDLLSHNGMAYELAAISGREYRPVSIDDAGVELEPAGDFVRLDQPDLNPYYTAVKISGVKVQESPEWLKERLVAIGLRPINNIVDVTNFVLHELGTPLHAFDAAKVQGGIVTRTAYEGEAFKALDGQEYTLNCTDLVVADQSGKALAIGGVMGGEESGVTDATTDIILESAWFKPSSVRATSRRLALSSDSSYRFERGTSAWNVLRGSVRAVELILQLAGGTASKTYVAGAPVPNPAHVSMPFCGNPDAPVSAFASLKQGKGATVVNELGFVNLPWKALDQMSGGSISHEEGARILTALGLVQVPDSPECWLIPPHRLDLTRPCDLLEEIVRVFGLDGIPSRFSGPFVTESPVDVAYNFQMELRRKLAALGFYETQTIKLIASESADAAIAQVKDALPLRPLQEGDLIRVSLPLSEDHSVLRPAHTPGLIAAAVRNSNQGVSGLRFFELGRVFRNTGGGKGKDIETDTLGILLSGDRTARSWADPRPEQSSFEDLLAVMEALAPGHRFTLTPAKPREQAALGADVQLDGKACGYFARLSLARCRELGLDQPVYVVELDLRKMQEVLTAPVKAAELPQFPGSSRDAAMELPLSTPNADIVKAIEAAREKLLASYSCFDVFTDPSGEKLPADRKSIAYTFLYRDPAKTLTAAEVDAAHQRVLKALTDKVKGLSFR; this comes from the coding sequence ATGAAAATTTCCCTTAACTGGCTTTCCCAATATATTGACCTGGCCGGCCTGAGCGTGGATGAAATGTCGGATATGCTGACCTTTGCCGGCATTGAAGTGGAAGACATCCGCCAGCAGGGCGTGGACTCCCCGTACGTGGTAGTGGCCCGCGTGGCCTCCGCGGAACAACACCCCCAGGCGGACCGCTTGAAGGTCTGCCAGGTGGACGTGGGAGACGGCGCGCTGCACCAGATCGTATGCGGCGCGCAGAACTACAAGGTGGGGGACAAGGTGCCCTGCGCCCTGCCGGGAGCGGTGCTGCCCGGCAACTTTGAAATCAAGGTGGGCAAGCTGCGCGGCGTGGAATCCCGCGGCATGCTCTGTTCCGCCTCCGAGCTGGGCCTGCCGGACAAGGAGCACGGCCTCTGGATTCTTCCGCAGGAACTGGAAATCGGCACGCCCATCTCCCAGGTCGTGAAGGCGGATACCATGGTGGAAGTGGAAGTGACGCCCAACCGTCCGGACCTGCTTTCCCACAACGGCATGGCGTATGAACTGGCCGCCATCTCCGGACGGGAGTACAGGCCTGTGTCCATTGATGACGCCGGGGTGGAGCTGGAACCTGCCGGAGACTTCGTGCGCCTGGACCAGCCGGACCTGAACCCGTACTACACCGCCGTGAAAATCAGCGGCGTGAAGGTGCAGGAAAGCCCGGAATGGCTGAAGGAACGCCTGGTAGCCATTGGCCTGCGCCCCATTAACAACATTGTGGACGTCACCAACTTTGTCCTGCATGAACTGGGCACGCCCCTCCACGCGTTTGACGCGGCAAAGGTGCAGGGCGGCATCGTCACCCGCACCGCCTATGAGGGGGAAGCCTTCAAGGCCCTGGACGGCCAGGAATACACGCTCAACTGCACGGACCTGGTCGTCGCGGACCAGTCCGGCAAGGCGCTCGCCATCGGCGGCGTGATGGGCGGGGAGGAAAGCGGCGTAACGGACGCCACTACGGACATTATTCTGGAATCCGCCTGGTTCAAGCCCTCCTCCGTGCGCGCCACGTCCCGCAGGCTGGCCCTGTCTTCCGACTCCTCCTACCGCTTTGAACGCGGCACGTCCGCCTGGAACGTTCTGCGCGGTTCCGTGCGCGCCGTGGAGCTGATCCTCCAGCTGGCGGGCGGCACGGCCTCCAAAACGTATGTGGCCGGGGCTCCCGTGCCCAATCCGGCGCATGTTTCCATGCCTTTCTGCGGAAATCCGGATGCTCCCGTTTCCGCGTTCGCTTCCCTCAAACAGGGGAAGGGCGCCACGGTGGTCAATGAACTGGGCTTCGTGAACCTTCCCTGGAAGGCCTTGGACCAGATGTCCGGCGGTTCCATTTCCCATGAGGAAGGCGCGCGCATCCTGACGGCGCTGGGCCTGGTGCAGGTTCCGGATTCCCCGGAATGCTGGCTGATCCCCCCCCACCGCCTGGACCTCACGCGCCCCTGCGACCTGCTGGAGGAAATCGTCCGCGTCTTCGGCCTGGACGGCATTCCGTCCCGCTTTTCCGGCCCATTCGTCACGGAATCCCCGGTGGACGTGGCCTATAACTTCCAGATGGAATTGCGCCGCAAGCTGGCGGCTCTGGGATTCTATGAAACCCAGACCATCAAGCTCATCGCCTCCGAGTCCGCAGACGCCGCCATCGCCCAGGTGAAGGACGCGCTGCCCCTGCGCCCCCTTCAGGAAGGCGACCTCATCCGCGTGTCCCTGCCGCTCAGCGAGGATCACTCCGTGCTGCGCCCCGCGCACACTCCCGGCCTGATTGCCGCCGCCGTGCGCAACAGCAACCAGGGAGTCTCCGGCCTGCGCTTCTTTGAACTTGGCCGCGTCTTCCGCAATACGGGCGGCGGCAAGGGCAAGGACATTGAAACGGATACGCTGGGCATCCTGCTTTCCGGGGACCGCACGGCGCGCTCCTGGGCGGACCCCAGGCCGGAACAGTCCTCCTTTGAAGACCTGCTGGCCGTGATGGAAGCGCTGGCTCCGGGCCACCGCTTTACGCTGACGCCCGCGAAACCGCGCGAACAGGCCGCCCTGGGGGCGGACGTGCAGCTGGACGGGAAGGCCTGCGGCTACTTCGCCCGCCTGTCCCTGGCGCGCTGCCGGGAGCTGGGCCTGGACCAGCCCGTGTATGTGGTGGAACTGGACCTGCGCAAAATGCAGGAAGTCCTCACCGCTCCCGTGAAGGCTGCGGAACTGCCCCAGTTCCCCGGCTCCTCCCGTGACGCGGCCATGGAACTGCCCCTTTCCACGCCCAATGCGGACATCGTGAAGGCCATTGAAGCCGCCCGGGAAAAACTGCTCGCCAGCTACTCCTGCTTTGACGTGTTTACGGACCCCTCCGGTGAAAAGCTCCCGGCGGACCGCAAATCCATCGCCTACACCTTCCTGTACAGGGACCCGGCCAAGACCCTCACGGCCGCGGAGGTGGACGCCGCGCACCAGCGCGTGCTGAAAGCCCTGACAGACAAGGTAAAGGGCCTTTCCTTCAGATAA
- a CDS encoding phenylalanine--tRNA ligase subunit alpha: MKEEIVRIQRDALARIAQVSDRRGVEDARVAILGKKGELTMAQTGMKDVPREEKPAVGQLLNEARKAITEALDAKLEEVQAQADKAAVAGVDLTLPARSLPQGGLHPLTIVRDEAIRILRHMGFALADGPEIEDEFHCFDALNTPEDHPARNEKDTFYFDSGKLLRTHTSTVQIRSMEKQTPPVRVISPGSAYRRDEIDATHLSAFNQLEGLYVDTDVSVGDLKGTLEYFLRALFGSDTEVRFRPHFFPFTEPSFEIDVKLKVDGQEPRWVEIAGCGMVDPNVFEAVDRELGLEPGVQARYTGLTGFAFGIGLDRLAMIRWGIRDIRALIENDVRFLAQFQ, from the coding sequence ATGAAGGAAGAGATTGTACGCATTCAACGGGACGCTCTGGCGCGCATTGCCCAGGTGTCTGACAGGCGCGGCGTGGAAGACGCGCGCGTAGCCATCCTCGGCAAAAAAGGGGAACTGACCATGGCCCAGACGGGCATGAAGGACGTTCCCAGGGAGGAAAAGCCTGCCGTCGGCCAGTTGCTCAACGAGGCCCGCAAGGCCATCACGGAGGCCCTGGACGCCAAGCTGGAGGAAGTGCAGGCCCAGGCGGACAAGGCCGCCGTGGCCGGCGTTGATCTGACGCTTCCGGCCCGCTCCCTGCCGCAGGGCGGCCTGCATCCCCTCACGATCGTGCGGGATGAAGCCATCCGCATTCTGCGCCACATGGGGTTTGCCCTGGCGGACGGCCCGGAGATTGAGGACGAGTTCCACTGCTTTGACGCGCTGAATACGCCGGAGGACCATCCGGCCCGCAATGAGAAGGATACGTTTTACTTTGATTCCGGCAAGCTGCTGCGCACGCACACCTCCACCGTGCAGATCCGCTCCATGGAGAAGCAGACGCCCCCCGTCCGCGTGATTTCCCCCGGTTCCGCCTACCGCCGGGACGAGATTGACGCCACGCACCTTTCCGCCTTCAACCAGCTGGAAGGCCTGTATGTGGATACGGACGTTTCCGTGGGCGACCTGAAAGGGACGCTGGAGTACTTCCTGCGCGCCCTCTTCGGCTCTGATACGGAGGTGCGCTTCCGCCCCCATTTCTTCCCGTTCACGGAGCCCAGCTTTGAAATTGACGTGAAGCTGAAGGTGGACGGCCAGGAACCGCGCTGGGTGGAGATTGCCGGATGCGGCATGGTGGACCCGAATGTCTTTGAAGCCGTGGACCGCGAGCTGGGGCTGGAACCCGGCGTGCAGGCCCGCTACACGGGGCTGACCGGCTTTGCCTTCGGCATCGGCCTGGACCGCCTGGCCATGATCCGCTGGGGCATCCGGGATATCCGCGCCCTGATTGAGAACGACGTGCGCTTCCTTGCCCAATTCCAATAA
- a CDS encoding M15 family metallopeptidase, with protein MREHWKLIQQHLGLDADGIPGPRTARALMEKLEIRQPEHSWPSQEEVRSGKSIFGRAGDESNLTSVRLPYIMRLAWDTDTTVSTMRCHKLVAEPLTRIFQATLDHYGMEKIRELGLDLYGGCFNNRSIIGGKATSMHAWGIAVDMDPDRNGLNIPAPKAVLSGPEYAAFWQFVEAEGAVSLGRARDYDWMHFQFATL; from the coding sequence ATGAGAGAACACTGGAAACTGATTCAGCAGCATCTGGGGCTGGATGCGGACGGCATCCCCGGCCCCCGGACAGCCCGGGCACTGATGGAAAAACTGGAGATCCGCCAGCCGGAGCATTCCTGGCCCAGCCAGGAGGAAGTGCGTTCCGGGAAATCCATCTTCGGACGGGCGGGGGATGAAAGCAACCTGACCAGCGTCAGGCTGCCCTACATCATGAGACTGGCGTGGGATACGGACACCACCGTTTCCACCATGCGCTGCCACAAGCTGGTGGCGGAACCGCTCACCCGCATTTTCCAGGCCACCCTGGACCATTACGGCATGGAGAAGATCAGGGAACTGGGCCTGGACCTGTACGGAGGCTGCTTCAACAACCGCTCCATCATCGGCGGAAAGGCCACGTCCATGCATGCCTGGGGCATCGCCGTGGATATGGACCCGGACAGGAACGGCCTGAACATCCCGGCACCAAAGGCGGTGCTGTCCGGACCGGAGTATGCGGCCTTCTGGCAGTTCGTGGAGGCGGAGGGGGCCGTGTCCCTGGGACGCGCACGGGATTACGACTGGATGCACTTCCAGTTCGCTACTCTTTAA
- a CDS encoding tryptophanase gives MNSEPSNVVKFYNGEQIPLELHKVRVVQKLHLVPVERRLEAAQEAGFNTFQLSTNDVYLDMLTDSGVNAMSDNQIAAMFRADDAYAGSQSFDRLKQAVQDVFGKEYLLPAHQGRACENIIARTFVKPGDVVPMNYHFTTTHAHIDLNGGKIEELVADEAINPVSTNPFKGNLDPAKLRDCIARHGADKIPFVRMEASTNLIGGQPFSIANMREIRGICDEFGIMLVLDASLIGENAYFIKMREDEFKDSTCADILKTMCGLADLVYFSARKVSSSRGGGICTNDRAIAKKMEHLVPLFEGFLTYGGISVREIEAMAVGLYETTDLTVISQSPSFIEYFIGQMVDMGIPCVTPAGGLGAHIDAGRFLPHIPQEDYPAGALAAAFFIASGVRGMERGTLSSVRDENGNDILADVELLRLAFPRRVFTLSQVKYVADRMKWLYDNRDLIGGLEFVEEPPVLRFFMGKLRAKSDWPEKLAAKYRQDFGESL, from the coding sequence ATGAATTCAGAACCATCCAACGTTGTCAAATTTTACAATGGGGAGCAGATTCCCCTGGAACTGCACAAAGTCCGCGTGGTGCAGAAACTGCACCTCGTTCCCGTGGAACGCCGCCTGGAAGCCGCGCAGGAAGCCGGGTTCAACACCTTCCAGTTGAGCACGAATGACGTTTATCTGGACATGCTGACGGATTCCGGCGTCAACGCCATGAGCGACAACCAGATTGCCGCCATGTTCCGGGCGGATGACGCCTATGCCGGTTCCCAGAGCTTTGACCGTTTGAAGCAGGCCGTGCAGGACGTCTTCGGCAAGGAATACCTGCTTCCAGCCCACCAGGGCCGCGCCTGTGAAAACATCATCGCCCGCACTTTTGTGAAGCCCGGGGACGTGGTGCCCATGAACTACCATTTCACCACCACGCACGCCCACATTGACCTGAATGGCGGCAAGATTGAGGAACTGGTGGCGGATGAAGCCATCAACCCGGTCAGCACCAACCCGTTCAAGGGAAACCTGGACCCGGCCAAACTGCGGGACTGCATCGCGCGGCACGGCGCGGACAAGATCCCCTTCGTCCGCATGGAGGCCTCCACCAATCTCATCGGCGGACAGCCCTTCTCCATTGCCAACATGCGGGAAATCCGCGGCATTTGCGACGAATTCGGCATCATGCTGGTGCTGGACGCCTCCCTGATCGGCGAAAACGCGTACTTCATCAAGATGCGTGAAGACGAGTTCAAGGACTCCACCTGTGCGGACATCCTGAAAACCATGTGCGGCCTGGCGGACCTGGTGTACTTCTCCGCCCGCAAGGTCTCCTCCTCCCGCGGCGGCGGCATCTGCACGAATGACCGGGCCATCGCCAAGAAGATGGAGCACCTCGTGCCCCTGTTTGAAGGCTTCCTGACCTATGGCGGCATTTCCGTGCGCGAAATTGAAGCCATGGCCGTGGGCCTGTATGAAACCACGGACCTGACCGTCATTTCCCAGAGCCCCTCCTTCATTGAATACTTCATCGGCCAGATGGTGGACATGGGCATTCCCTGCGTGACGCCCGCCGGCGGCCTGGGCGCCCACATTGACGCCGGGCGCTTCCTGCCCCACATTCCGCAGGAGGACTATCCCGCCGGGGCTCTGGCGGCGGCCTTCTTCATCGCCTCCGGCGTGCGCGGCATGGAACGCGGCACGCTCTCCAGCGTCCGGGATGAAAACGGCAACGACATTCTGGCGGATGTGGAACTGCTCCGCCTGGCCTTCCCGCGCCGCGTCTTCACGCTCTCCCAGGTCAAATACGTGGCGGACCGCATGAAGTGGCTCTACGACAACCGGGACTTGATCGGCGGCCTGGAATTCGTGGAGGAACCGCCCGTCCTGCGCTTCTTCATGGGCAAGCTCCGCGCCAAGAGCGACTGGCCTGAAAAACTGGCTGCCAAGTACCGCCAGGACTTCGGGGAAAGCCTGTAA
- a CDS encoding uracil-DNA glycosylase family protein translates to MIDLTEELKAMAAPGMQLPPLRVDPAAIRTVMINEVVPECPENDFYGNAPAPLYLSTALPLFRQAGFPASSIHDVTDAGIYITNAVKTPKRETTVPQAMIEESLPVLERELSLFPNLRAVMLMGDVAKKAFNMIARGRTGKNAIPSGSTYKLRRTPFHAMGLRIFPSYIMTGRNILIEKSKMTMAAEDIRAMLEFIRGQAQPAASSGKGQ, encoded by the coding sequence ATGATTGACCTGACGGAAGAACTGAAGGCCATGGCCGCGCCGGGGATGCAGTTGCCGCCCCTGCGCGTGGACCCGGCGGCCATCCGGACCGTGATGATCAATGAGGTGGTTCCGGAATGCCCGGAGAATGACTTTTACGGGAACGCGCCCGCGCCGCTGTACCTGTCCACCGCCCTGCCCCTGTTCCGCCAGGCCGGGTTTCCGGCCTCTTCCATCCATGACGTGACGGATGCCGGCATTTACATCACCAACGCCGTCAAGACGCCCAAAAGGGAAACCACGGTTCCGCAGGCCATGATAGAAGAGAGCCTCCCGGTGCTGGAACGGGAATTGTCCCTTTTCCCGAATCTCCGCGCCGTCATGCTGATGGGTGACGTAGCCAAAAAGGCATTCAACATGATCGCCCGCGGAAGGACCGGGAAAAACGCCATTCCCTCCGGCTCCACCTATAAGCTCCGCAGGACTCCCTTCCATGCCATGGGACTCCGCATCTTTCCCTCTTATATCATGACGGGCCGCAATATCCTGATTGAAAAGTCAAAGATGACCATGGCCGCGGAGGACATCCGCGCCATGCTTGAGTTCATCCGCGGCCAGGCGCAGCCCGCTGCTTCCTCCGGCAAAGGGCAGTAG
- a CDS encoding DUF4105 domain-containing protein has protein sequence MHLPSLRHAGLITARVLMFAAWFGLSLWAAGVVFYNVWGGAVLVWLYAAAMVCAFVFRGKRPVFWRASWGVLALLLVYYLCIPATNGKEWQPSWSRLPVVEIDGNEIVVKDVRSFVYRTEHDFDVRYVTRRFDLDKLATLDFAVSHWDGMESVAHTMLSFGFEDGKHLALSVETRLPERVEQGTIPGLYKQFNVIYILADEEDLFGLRTTYRKEDMYLYRINIGRENLKKAFLGFAEKINSLHERPRYYNTVTANCTTELVDTFKDYLGVRRWQWTPLFNGMCDQDAYDRGELLHLPGENFRELKKRSFLGHGGNGTDWAALRRRWEEGWRTDASAPVKE, from the coding sequence ATGCACCTGCCTTCCCTGCGCCATGCGGGCCTGATAACCGCCCGGGTCCTGATGTTTGCGGCATGGTTCGGCCTCTCCCTCTGGGCGGCCGGGGTGGTGTTTTACAATGTATGGGGCGGCGCCGTGCTGGTGTGGCTTTACGCGGCAGCCATGGTCTGCGCCTTCGTTTTCCGCGGAAAGCGGCCCGTATTCTGGCGCGCCTCCTGGGGCGTGCTCGCCCTGCTTCTGGTTTATTATCTGTGCATTCCCGCGACGAACGGCAAGGAATGGCAGCCTTCCTGGAGCCGCTTGCCCGTCGTGGAAATTGACGGGAATGAAATCGTGGTGAAGGACGTGCGCAGCTTTGTTTACCGGACGGAGCATGACTTTGACGTCCGCTACGTCACGCGCCGCTTTGACCTGGACAAGCTGGCCACGCTGGACTTTGCCGTAAGCCACTGGGATGGGATGGAATCTGTGGCCCATACCATGCTTTCCTTCGGCTTTGAGGATGGAAAGCATCTGGCGCTCTCCGTGGAAACGCGTCTGCCGGAAAGGGTGGAGCAGGGGACCATTCCGGGCCTCTACAAGCAATTCAATGTGATTTACATTCTGGCGGACGAGGAAGACCTCTTCGGCCTGCGCACCACCTACCGGAAGGAGGACATGTACCTGTACCGCATCAACATCGGCAGGGAGAACCTGAAAAAAGCCTTCCTGGGTTTTGCGGAGAAAATCAACAGCCTCCACGAACGCCCGCGCTATTACAACACCGTCACCGCCAACTGCACGACGGAGCTGGTGGATACCTTCAAGGATTATCTGGGCGTGCGCCGCTGGCAGTGGACGCCCCTCTTTAACGGCATGTGCGACCAGGACGCCTATGACCGGGGCGAGCTGCTTCATCTGCCCGGAGAAAATTTCCGGGAATTGAAAAAGCGCTCCTTTCTGGGGCATGGCGGGAACGGGACGGACTGGGCAGCCCTCCGCCGCCGGTGGGAGGAGGGCTGGCGCACGGACGCGTCCGCCCCGGTTAAAGAGTAG